The following is a genomic window from Paenibacillus thiaminolyticus.
GAACATCAATTGGCGGCAGAGCAGCTGAAGCGGCTTCTCGCCGTGTACCGTGAATCTGAGGACTTGATTAATATCGGCGCGTATCAGCGGGGAAGCAACCCCGCGATAGATGAAGCACTTGAATTTATAGATGACATTCATGCGTTTACGAAGCAGAGAGTCGATGAAAGTGCCCCTTACAACGAGACGATTGAACGATTATTAATGCAATTTCCAGGAGGATGAGTGACCGGTGCGTGGCTTTCAATACGCTTTGCAAAAAGTGCTTGACTTGAAGACCAATGAGAAAAAGCAGGCGGAATGGATATTGTCCGAAGCAGTGGGAGATCTGATGACGAAGGAGAGCCAGCTTCAGCAGTGCACGGCAGATCTCCTGCACGCTCGCGAAGAGCTGCAGCGTCAGGTGGATGCTCGCGCATCCGCATCCAGCCTTCAGGTCTGGCAGCAATATATCGCCTATATGGAATCGCAGGTTGATCTGGCGAACGAGCGGGTCAGCGCCGCGGAAGCCAACGTTCAGAACAAGCAGGGCGAGCTGGCCGTACGGATGACCGACGAAAAAGTGTGGACGAAGGCCAGGGAAAAGGCGGAGGCGCAATTCAACCAGCAAGTGGCTGCGTGGGAACAGAACGAGTTGGACGAACTGGCAACCGTTCGCTACCATATGGCAGCCCGCTAGGAGAAATGTCAGGTGCGGCAGTTCGGTCCCGCCGCTTCAGCAGGAGGGATGAGAGTGGCAGAGATGAATCAGGAATCAGTGGAAAAGGAAAGTGGATATTCGGGCTTTGAACGGTTTTTGTTCTTTGCGACCCCAATATTGTTTACGATCATTTTATTAGCCGTGCTGCTCACGCTGTTCAATGCGAACTGGCGCAATCAGATGATAGCCTTGGCGGAAAATATCCCGATCGTAAATGAATGGATTTCTTCCGATAAGGATAAAGCCGAGGGCAAAGAACCCGGCAAAGCGAAGAAAGAGAACAAAAACATTCAAAAGGAACAGGAAGAGCAGATTGCCGAACTGAAGGCGCTGCTGGCTTCCAAGGACGCTGACCTCCGCAATCTGGCCGATGCGCGCAAGACGCTCGAGGAGCAGGTCGCGAATCTGAATAAGGAAATCAAGGACTTGCGGGCCGAACGGCGCGAAGAACAGGTTACGGAAGAGCAGTACGCGCAGCAGGTGAAGGATCTGGCGAATCTGTACGCCAAGATGATGCCGAGCAAATCGGCTCCGATTCTGGAGAACTTGGCGACAGAGGAGCTCGTGCTTGTGCTGGATGCGATGAAGCAGGAGGACCGGGCGAAGATACTGGAAAAGATGAATCCGAAGGTAGCCGCGGATGCGTCAATACGGCTCAAGGATGTGAAGCCGGCGGATAACCTGGAAGTCCGCGCTCTGCAGGCGCGCCTCAAAAAGAACGAAGCGACGAAGGAAGCGCATAATGGCCTCGATCGGACGCAGCTCAGCCAGACCTTCGCGAGCATGACGCCGAAGAGCGCGGCCAGCATTTTGCTCGAAACAGCGAAAATCAGTCCGGAAAAGGCGCTGAACGTGCTGAATTCGGTCGATGACGCAACTCGCTCCCGCTTGCTGAATGCGATGACAGAGGAGGACAAGCAAGCAACGGCCAAGCTCGTCTCGAAGCTGCTTCCAAGCAAATGATAGACTTCTACGAACGCTTGAAAGGAGGTGAAAAAAATGACAGGAACAATTATGAATATTTCGGCCGGAAGCGCAGCTCCGATGATGGGCGGCGCGCAGGCCAAGGCTGGAGCGGCCGATGGCGGCGCCGGATTTTGGACCGTGCTCTCGCAATGTATGGATACATCGGGCGAGGGAGCGGCATGGCCGGGAGGCTTGGCTTCGCTGTTCAACCTGAGCGAAGGGATGGGCAATATGCCAGCCTTGCCGGAAGAAGCAGCCGAGGTTGCTGAAGCCTTGCTTCAATCGCTGCTCGATTCGTTGCAATCGGCGGATGATGAATTGGAGAGCAATCCGGAGCTGTTCGCCGCGCTGCAGCAATGGGTGATGCAAGCCCAGCAGTGGCTGAACGAACAGCAGCCGTATGCAGAGCATTCTGATGCATCGGCACAGAGCCCGTCCGTCCTGATCGAGCAGCCGTCCACGATTACGATCGCGGTGCGCGATGTGCTCGCGCAACTGGCCGGACTGCTCGAAGGGAAGCAAGCGGATGCTCCGGTGATGACTCCGCTTGCCGGGAACGGACAAGCAGCGGCCGTGGTGTCGGCTGTCGTGCAGAGCCAGACGCAGGCGACGTCCGAACGGCAGGCGCAAGGCGCAGGCTCGGAGCTTCCCCATGCGGCAGCAAGCGCCAAGGGGGAACAGGCACAGCCCGCCGAGGCAATACGATGGATGGCGCGGCTCGCTGACATGCTGAAGCAGGAAGGCGCAGCTAACGCCCCGGCGGCTCCTGCAGCGGCCAATGCGGCACGGGCGGCAGCAGCGGCGCAAGCCCAGTCTGTGCCGCAATCGGAAATCGTGCCAACAGCAGCGGCCGGAGCGAAGCCAGTGTCAGAAACCGTGAGCGGCCCAGATCACGCCCAGCCGGAGCCGCAGCTTGGACAAGTTATGCAGGCAGGCCAATGGGCGCTGCGTCAGGAAGGGCTCAACTCGACGAAGCCGGTGCCCGTCATCTACGCGGACCGCTTCGCGGATGAGATGGCCGGCTTCATGGTGAAGCAGCTGCGATTCAGCCGGATCGGAGGGATGTCGGAAGCGAAGATTTCCCTGTATCCGGAGCATCTGGGACAGGTAGAAGTTCGACTGACGATTCAGAACGGCCAATTGACGGCCCGCTTCTTGACCGAGCATCTGATGGCGAAGGATATGCTGGAACAGCAGATGTCCATGCTTCGCGGCGCACTCCAATCCCAAGGAATTCAAGTGGAGAAGATTGAAGTATCCCAGCAATCGTCGAATGCATTGAATTCTTCCCTGTTCCAGGAGGAACGGAGACAGCAGGATACCCACCGCCAGCAATCGTCGGAACGGGGGGCGAAGCAGGGCAAGCGGCTGACCCTTGATGAGCTTGCCGGGACTTTGGAGGCCGAAGAAGAGTTGCGGACAGCGCAGCTGCTTGGCGGGAATTCCACCTTCAGCGCAAGCGTGTAACTATCGGTAGATAACAATCAGGGAGGTACGGCCAATGGCATCAGATGCAGCAGTCGGCAGAGTCGTCACCTGGCCGAACTACAGCAAGGAGAACGTAGCGCAGGCCAGCAAGAAGGACGGTCAGACGCTAGGGAAAGATGAATTTTTGAAAATTTTGATTACGCAGCTGCAAAATCAGGATCCGATGCAGCCGATGCAGGACCGGGATTTCATCGCGCAGATGGCCCAATTCAGCTCCGTCGAGCAGTTGATGAACATCCAGACCCAGCTCGGAAGCCTGCACCAGGCGCTCGGCATGTCTTCCAGCCTTATCGGCAAAGAGATCACATGGTACAGTACGTCCGAAGATAAG
Proteins encoded in this region:
- the fliJ gene encoding flagellar export protein FliJ, with the translated sequence MRGFQYALQKVLDLKTNEKKQAEWILSEAVGDLMTKESQLQQCTADLLHAREELQRQVDARASASSLQVWQQYIAYMESQVDLANERVSAAEANVQNKQGELAVRMTDEKVWTKAREKAEAQFNQQVAAWEQNELDELATVRYHMAAR
- a CDS encoding MotE family protein; translation: MRVAEMNQESVEKESGYSGFERFLFFATPILFTIILLAVLLTLFNANWRNQMIALAENIPIVNEWISSDKDKAEGKEPGKAKKENKNIQKEQEEQIAELKALLASKDADLRNLADARKTLEEQVANLNKEIKDLRAERREEQVTEEQYAQQVKDLANLYAKMMPSKSAPILENLATEELVLVLDAMKQEDRAKILEKMNPKVAADASIRLKDVKPADNLEVRALQARLKKNEATKEAHNGLDRTQLSQTFASMTPKSAASILLETAKISPEKALNVLNSVDDATRSRLLNAMTEEDKQATAKLVSKLLPSK
- a CDS encoding flagellar hook-length control protein FliK, which gives rise to MTGTIMNISAGSAAPMMGGAQAKAGAADGGAGFWTVLSQCMDTSGEGAAWPGGLASLFNLSEGMGNMPALPEEAAEVAEALLQSLLDSLQSADDELESNPELFAALQQWVMQAQQWLNEQQPYAEHSDASAQSPSVLIEQPSTITIAVRDVLAQLAGLLEGKQADAPVMTPLAGNGQAAAVVSAVVQSQTQATSERQAQGAGSELPHAAASAKGEQAQPAEAIRWMARLADMLKQEGAANAPAAPAAANAARAAAAAQAQSVPQSEIVPTAAAGAKPVSETVSGPDHAQPEPQLGQVMQAGQWALRQEGLNSTKPVPVIYADRFADEMAGFMVKQLRFSRIGGMSEAKISLYPEHLGQVEVRLTIQNGQLTARFLTEHLMAKDMLEQQMSMLRGALQSQGIQVEKIEVSQQSSNALNSSLFQEERRQQDTHRQQSSERGAKQGKRLTLDELAGTLEAEEELRTAQLLGGNSTFSASV
- a CDS encoding flagellar hook capping FlgD N-terminal domain-containing protein, which produces MASDAAVGRVVTWPNYSKENVAQASKKDGQTLGKDEFLKILITQLQNQDPMQPMQDRDFIAQMAQFSSVEQLMNIQTQLGSLHQALGMSSSLIGKEITWYSTSEDKEYQVTGQEDTNPVLRTGIVESMIIRDGVSYAKVGKNEVELSTIAEIREPGETPDTEEPEQPGQPEEPEQPGPPEEESPGGEAEGQS